One Luteibacter sp. 9135 DNA segment encodes these proteins:
- a CDS encoding DnaJ C-terminal domain-containing protein gives MEFKDYYEALGVKPDATDAEIKAAYRKLARKYHPDKNKEPGAEEKFKAINEANEALKDPEKRRQYDQIRAGGYRQGEQFRPPPGFGQGGGGFDFGDMGGRGGGDFSDFFESLFGGAGRGRGPQQQAQARRGRDIQARIETDLQTAFTGGKTRVVLNDSNGGERTLEVKIPAGIASGQTIRLAGQGHPGAGGGPSGDLLLEIGIRDDARFRLDGRTVTHTLPITPWEAALGATVPVPTLGGHVDLRIPAGSQSGRKLRLKGRGLPGSEPGDQIVVLEIRVPVPETHEEQAAYAEFKDAFSGFDPRR, from the coding sequence GTGGAGTTCAAGGATTACTACGAAGCCTTAGGGGTCAAGCCCGATGCGACCGACGCCGAGATCAAGGCGGCGTACCGCAAGCTTGCCCGTAAATACCATCCCGACAAAAACAAGGAGCCGGGAGCCGAGGAAAAGTTCAAGGCGATCAATGAGGCCAACGAGGCCCTGAAAGATCCCGAAAAGCGCCGCCAGTACGACCAGATCCGCGCCGGCGGTTATCGCCAGGGCGAGCAGTTCCGTCCGCCCCCGGGCTTCGGCCAGGGCGGTGGTGGCTTCGACTTCGGTGACATGGGTGGCCGCGGTGGCGGCGACTTCAGCGACTTCTTCGAAAGCCTGTTCGGCGGTGCCGGGCGGGGCAGGGGGCCGCAGCAGCAGGCCCAGGCGCGTCGCGGCCGGGATATCCAGGCCAGGATCGAGACCGACCTGCAGACCGCCTTCACCGGCGGCAAGACGCGCGTGGTGCTGAACGACTCGAACGGCGGCGAGCGCACGCTGGAAGTGAAGATCCCTGCGGGCATCGCGTCGGGGCAGACGATCCGTCTGGCCGGACAGGGGCACCCGGGCGCCGGTGGTGGCCCCTCGGGCGATCTGCTGCTGGAGATCGGCATCCGCGACGATGCGCGCTTCCGCCTCGACGGCCGTACCGTCACGCACACGCTGCCCATCACCCCGTGGGAAGCCGCGCTGGGTGCCACGGTGCCCGTGCCGACCCTGGGCGGCCACGTGGACCTGCGCATCCCCGCGGGCTCGCAGTCAGGTCGCAAGCTGCGCCTCAAGGGGCGTGGCCTGCCGGGCTCGGAGCCCGGCGACCAGATCGTGGTGCTGGAGATTCGCGTCCCCGTGCCGGAAACGCACGAAGAGCAAGCGGCCTACGCGGAGTTCAAGGACGCCTTCAGCGGCTTCGACCCCCGCCGCTGA
- a CDS encoding peroxiredoxin, translated as MTIAVGDRIPEATLAVFQDGIQTVSSTDVLGKGKVVLFAVPGAFTPTCSNKHLPGYIQHLEDFKARGVTVACLSVNDAFVMHAWGESQGVPDGLLMLGDGNATFAKAMGLELDGTKNGMGIRAKRFALYAEDGVVKVLNVEAPGEFRVSTAETMLQAIDG; from the coding sequence ATGACCATTGCCGTCGGCGATCGCATTCCCGAAGCCACGCTAGCCGTCTTCCAGGACGGCATCCAGACCGTCTCCAGCACCGACGTCCTCGGTAAAGGCAAGGTGGTGCTGTTCGCGGTACCCGGTGCCTTCACCCCGACCTGCTCCAACAAGCACCTGCCCGGCTACATCCAGCACCTGGAGGATTTCAAGGCACGCGGGGTCACGGTGGCCTGCCTGTCCGTGAACGATGCCTTCGTGATGCACGCCTGGGGCGAATCGCAAGGGGTGCCCGACGGGCTGCTGATGCTCGGCGATGGCAATGCCACGTTTGCCAAGGCCATGGGCCTGGAACTGGACGGCACCAAGAACGGCATGGGTATTCGCGCGAAGCGTTTCGCCCTCTACGCGGAAGATGGCGTGGTCAAGGTGCTGAACGTCGAGGCGCCCGGCGAGTTCCGCGTGTCGACGGCGGAGACGATGTTGCAGGCGATCGACGGCTGA
- the odhB gene encoding 2-oxoglutarate dehydrogenase complex dihydrolipoyllysine-residue succinyltransferase, giving the protein MSIEVKVPVLPESVSDALIATWHKKAGDAVKRDENLLDLETDKVVLEVPSPVDGVLKEIKFEEGSTVTSSQVIAVIEEGAAAAAPAPAQAAAAAEAPKAEKAESKDAPKGVDELSPAGRRVAVEDNIDPSKVAGTGRDGRVTKEDLVNAGKGGATAPAAAAAPAAKPTPGSRPEERVAMTRIRTRIAERLMQSKNSIAMLTSFNEVNLAEVVKLRKALGEQFEKANGVKLGFMSFFVKAATEALKRYPVINASVDGSDIIYHGYQDISIAVSTEKGLVTPVLRDVQDMSFADVEKGIIGYAKKARDGKLGLDDLQGGTFTITNGGTFGSLLSTPIVNPPQSAILGMHTIKERPIVENGQVVAAPMMYIALSYDHRIIDGRDAVLFLVDIKNQLENPQRMLLGL; this is encoded by the coding sequence ATGTCCATCGAAGTCAAAGTCCCGGTCCTGCCGGAATCGGTCTCCGACGCGCTCATCGCCACCTGGCACAAGAAGGCCGGTGACGCGGTCAAGCGCGACGAGAACCTGCTGGATCTCGAAACCGACAAGGTCGTGCTCGAAGTGCCCTCGCCCGTCGACGGCGTGCTGAAGGAGATCAAGTTCGAGGAAGGCTCGACGGTCACCAGCAGCCAGGTCATCGCCGTGATCGAGGAAGGCGCCGCCGCTGCCGCGCCCGCCCCGGCTCAGGCCGCTGCCGCCGCTGAAGCGCCCAAGGCCGAGAAGGCCGAGTCCAAGGACGCCCCGAAGGGTGTCGACGAGCTCTCCCCCGCCGGCCGTCGTGTCGCCGTGGAAGACAACATCGACCCGTCCAAGGTCGCCGGCACCGGCCGCGACGGCCGCGTGACCAAGGAAGACCTGGTCAACGCCGGCAAGGGTGGCGCCACCGCACCGGCCGCTGCCGCCGCGCCCGCCGCCAAGCCCACCCCGGGATCGCGTCCGGAAGAGCGCGTGGCCATGACCCGCATCCGCACGCGCATCGCCGAGCGCCTGATGCAGTCGAAGAACTCCATCGCCATGCTCACCTCGTTCAACGAAGTGAACCTGGCCGAGGTGGTCAAGCTGCGCAAGGCCCTGGGCGAGCAGTTCGAGAAGGCCAACGGCGTGAAGCTGGGCTTCATGAGCTTCTTCGTCAAGGCCGCCACGGAAGCCCTCAAGCGCTACCCGGTGATCAACGCCTCGGTGGACGGTTCGGACATCATCTACCACGGCTACCAGGACATCTCGATCGCCGTGTCCACCGAGAAGGGCCTGGTCACGCCGGTGCTGCGCGACGTGCAGGACATGTCCTTCGCGGATGTCGAGAAGGGCATCATCGGTTACGCCAAGAAGGCGCGTGACGGCAAGCTCGGCCTGGACGACCTCCAGGGCGGCACGTTCACGATCACCAACGGCGGCACCTTCGGCTCGCTGCTGTCCACCCCGATCGTCAACCCGCCGCAGAGCGCCATCCTGGGCATGCACACCATCAAGGAGCGCCCGATCGTCGAGAACGGCCAGGTAGTCGCCGCCCCGATGATGTACATCGCCCTGTCGTACGACCACCGCATCATCGACGGCCGCGATGCCGTGCTGTTCCTCGTGGACATCAAGAACCAGCTGGAAAACCCGCAGCGGATGCTGCTCGGCCTCTGA
- a CDS encoding TIGR00730 family Rossman fold protein: MREIRSLCVYCGSNSGSHPAYVEAATAFGQRMAREGIALVYGGGKVGLMGTVADAVLAAGGRVIGVIPRQLVEKEVAHTGLSELQVVETMHQRKTRMYELSDAFVALPGGFGTMDEMFEMLTWAQLGLHSYPCAFLDVRGFYQGLAASMDHMVAEGFVKPTQRDQVWFGDDIDALFDWMKHYESSYTPKWITTTSVDTGD; encoded by the coding sequence ATGCGTGAGATCAGATCCCTCTGCGTCTACTGCGGATCCAACAGCGGCTCGCATCCGGCGTATGTCGAAGCGGCCACGGCCTTCGGGCAGCGGATGGCCCGCGAGGGCATCGCCCTGGTCTACGGCGGGGGCAAGGTCGGCCTCATGGGCACCGTGGCCGACGCCGTGCTCGCTGCGGGTGGCCGCGTCATCGGGGTCATTCCGCGCCAGCTGGTGGAAAAGGAAGTCGCCCACACCGGGCTGTCCGAATTGCAGGTGGTCGAGACGATGCACCAGCGCAAGACGCGCATGTACGAGCTGTCCGACGCCTTCGTCGCGCTGCCGGGCGGCTTTGGCACCATGGACGAGATGTTCGAGATGCTGACCTGGGCCCAGCTGGGCCTGCACAGCTACCCCTGCGCCTTCCTGGACGTTCGGGGTTTCTACCAGGGACTGGCGGCGAGCATGGATCACATGGTGGCCGAGGGCTTCGTCAAGCCGACCCAGCGCGACCAGGTGTGGTTCGGCGACGACATCGACGCCCTGTTCGACTGGATGAAGCATTACGAATCCAGCTATACGCCCAAATGGATCACTACCACATCGGTCGATACGGGCGATTGA
- a CDS encoding IS110 family transposase yields the protein MNGIGAGVDVSKAYLDVAVFQQNEVRRFDNGAAGWRALVTWLKPYGPGQVVLEATGGYEQRALGALHEAGLPMRRINPRQVRSFARATGQLAKTDRIDARILAHVASVIDLVPFQPLDADAAKLRQYKARRDHLVQNIATEKQRRRQLDDPILRADLDAHIAYMEQALHRIEQVIADLIKDTPQARIARTIKGVGPAMVATMICDLPELGHLSRKAIAKLVGVAPLNRDSGFFVGQRSTWGGRAGPRSALYMSALTAAHHDPQLKAFYAALIGRGKPKKLALVAVMRKLIVILNARMREAIAAAPTP from the coding sequence ATGAACGGCATCGGCGCGGGCGTGGACGTGAGCAAGGCCTACCTGGACGTGGCCGTGTTCCAGCAGAACGAAGTCAGGCGATTCGATAACGGTGCCGCCGGCTGGCGGGCCCTGGTGACCTGGCTGAAGCCGTACGGGCCTGGCCAGGTCGTTCTGGAGGCCACCGGGGGCTACGAACAGCGCGCGTTGGGTGCCCTGCACGAAGCCGGCTTGCCCATGCGTCGGATCAATCCGCGGCAAGTCCGCTCGTTCGCCCGGGCGACGGGGCAGCTGGCCAAAACAGACCGGATCGATGCCAGAATCCTCGCCCACGTGGCCAGTGTGATCGATCTGGTGCCGTTCCAGCCGCTCGATGCAGACGCCGCCAAACTGCGGCAATACAAGGCGCGGCGCGATCACCTGGTGCAGAACATTGCCACGGAAAAGCAGCGTCGGCGGCAGTTGGACGACCCCATCCTTCGCGCCGATCTCGACGCGCACATCGCTTACATGGAGCAGGCCCTGCACCGTATCGAGCAGGTGATCGCCGACCTCATCAAGGACACCCCGCAGGCCCGGATCGCCCGCACCATCAAGGGCGTGGGCCCGGCGATGGTCGCGACGATGATCTGCGACCTGCCCGAGCTGGGCCACCTCAGCCGCAAGGCGATCGCCAAGCTCGTGGGCGTGGCCCCACTCAACCGCGACAGCGGCTTCTTCGTCGGCCAACGAAGCACCTGGGGAGGTCGCGCGGGTCCACGATCGGCGCTATACATGTCGGCGTTGACGGCCGCCCACCACGACCCTCAGCTGAAGGCCTTTTATGCAGCGCTCATCGGCCGCGGGAAACCCAAGAAACTGGCACTGGTCGCCGTCATGCGGAAGCTGATCGTCATCCTCAACGCGCGGATGCGAGAGGCGATAGCCGCGGCGCCTACCCCATGA
- a CDS encoding cupin domain-containing protein has translation MAIQTPSRKALPIEVRGTSTHPLGMTPAHFLRDYWQKRPLLIRNAFENFQPPIEPNDLAGLACEEGVLARLIVHDEKRDRWTVKTGPFDEAEFSKTPKRDWTLLVQDVDKWDADVAALLDHFAFLPSWRVDDVMVSYAEDGGGVGAHVDQYDVFLIQGIGQRHWAISDDPAAPLDFRTDVELKQLKDFLPTHEWLLEPGDMLYLPPGVPHDGVALGDCMTLSVGMRAPSQAELTGDLADFLAERMPDELRYTDADLAPVKRIGEIDTAALNRLRQTLPFAGALDRDLLADWFGRFITRYRNAQSPAAPPKATTAAALDKALAAGAGLVRHPYARLAWVGGKKAATLFVSGNAYACPAELAERLAAERDVRLDRAPSPAERELLLALVNEGALAVRKGRRR, from the coding sequence ATGGCCATCCAAACCCCCTCCCGCAAAGCCCTCCCCATCGAAGTCCGCGGCACGTCCACCCATCCCCTGGGCATGACTCCCGCGCACTTCCTCCGCGACTACTGGCAGAAGCGCCCGTTGCTCATCCGCAACGCCTTCGAGAACTTCCAGCCGCCCATCGAGCCCAACGACCTCGCCGGCCTGGCCTGCGAAGAAGGCGTGCTGGCCCGCCTCATCGTCCACGACGAGAAGCGCGACCGCTGGACGGTGAAAACCGGCCCCTTCGACGAAGCCGAATTCAGCAAGACGCCCAAGCGCGACTGGACGCTCCTCGTCCAGGACGTCGACAAGTGGGACGCCGATGTCGCCGCGCTGCTCGACCACTTCGCCTTCCTGCCCAGCTGGCGCGTGGACGACGTGATGGTCTCCTACGCCGAGGACGGTGGCGGCGTCGGTGCACACGTGGACCAGTACGACGTGTTCCTGATCCAGGGTATCGGCCAGCGCCACTGGGCCATCAGCGACGACCCGGCGGCCCCGCTCGACTTCCGCACCGACGTGGAGTTGAAGCAACTGAAGGACTTCCTGCCCACCCACGAGTGGCTGCTCGAGCCCGGCGACATGCTCTACCTGCCGCCCGGCGTCCCGCACGACGGCGTGGCCCTCGGCGACTGCATGACCCTCTCGGTCGGCATGCGCGCGCCCTCGCAGGCGGAGCTCACCGGCGATCTGGCCGACTTCCTCGCCGAGCGCATGCCCGACGAACTGCGTTACACCGATGCCGACCTCGCCCCGGTCAAGCGCATCGGCGAGATCGACACGGCCGCGCTCAACCGGCTGCGTCAGACGCTGCCCTTCGCCGGGGCGCTGGACCGCGACCTGCTGGCCGACTGGTTCGGGCGCTTCATCACCCGCTACCGCAACGCCCAGTCGCCTGCCGCCCCGCCCAAGGCGACCACCGCCGCGGCGTTGGACAAGGCGCTGGCCGCAGGCGCCGGTCTGGTTCGCCATCCGTACGCCCGGCTGGCCTGGGTCGGCGGCAAAAAGGCCGCCACGCTGTTCGTCAGTGGTAACGCCTATGCCTGCCCGGCCGAACTGGCCGAGCGGCTGGCCGCCGAGCGGGACGTCCGGCTCGACCGCGCGCCCTCGCCGGCCGAACGCGAGCTGCTGCTGGCCCTGGTCAACGAGGGCGCCCTCGCGGTCCGCAAGGGTCGCCGCCGGTGA
- a CDS encoding DUF7931 domain-containing protein, which yields MNGPADTVLAADDRASLELAKMRLLSQARYRAALYLPRMAVGELDSEAILTELRRLATSGRQAQVRILTHDAEQAHRDGHRLVALAQRLPTAVSIRVPLDEVHLAYASAFICDTKSGYLFRPVAGRFEARGDLDAPGETSRLMDYFDEVWERAEPAWQIRPLGI from the coding sequence GTGAACGGACCGGCGGACACGGTGCTGGCCGCAGACGATCGCGCCAGCCTCGAGCTCGCCAAGATGCGCCTGCTGAGCCAGGCGCGCTACCGTGCCGCGCTGTACCTGCCGAGGATGGCCGTGGGCGAGCTGGACAGTGAGGCGATTCTCACCGAACTGCGCCGACTCGCCACCAGCGGCCGACAGGCCCAGGTCCGTATCCTTACCCACGATGCGGAGCAGGCCCACCGCGACGGTCACCGGCTGGTCGCCCTCGCCCAGCGCCTGCCTACGGCGGTGTCGATCCGCGTCCCGCTCGACGAGGTGCACCTCGCCTACGCATCGGCGTTCATCTGCGATACGAAAAGTGGCTACCTGTTCCGGCCGGTGGCCGGGCGCTTCGAAGCCCGTGGCGACCTCGACGCACCCGGTGAGACCTCTCGTCTCATGGACTATTTCGATGAGGTCTGGGAGCGGGCCGAGCCCGCCTGGCAGATAAGACCACTCGGAATCTGA
- the pilH gene encoding twitching motility response regulator PilH, whose translation MARILIVDDSPSQLLGIKRIVEKLGHEAITAEDGAQGVEVAKREIPDLILMDVVMPNLNGFQATRTISKEEATKHIPIILVTTKDQDTDKVWGLRQGARAYVVKPIKEDELIAALKEHLPA comes from the coding sequence ATGGCTCGCATCCTGATCGTCGACGATTCGCCGTCGCAGCTGCTGGGAATCAAGCGCATCGTCGAGAAGCTGGGCCACGAGGCCATCACCGCCGAGGACGGTGCCCAGGGTGTCGAAGTCGCCAAGCGCGAGATCCCCGACCTCATCCTGATGGACGTCGTCATGCCCAACCTCAACGGGTTCCAGGCCACGCGCACCATCAGCAAAGAAGAGGCGACCAAGCACATCCCGATCATCCTGGTCACCACCAAGGACCAGGACACCGACAAGGTATGGGGTCTGCGCCAGGGCGCCAGGGCGTACGTGGTCAAGCCCATCAAGGAAGACGAGCTGATCGCCGCCCTGAAGGAACACCTGCCGGCCTGA
- a CDS encoding 2-oxoglutarate dehydrogenase E1 component, translating to MSANLIREFSESSQLAGGNADYVEQIYEAWLADAGSVPAEWDGYFKALKGREAGDVAHSAVIARIEAAQKQRRGAVAAPAAGSADNAYAQKQAGVLRLLTAYRSRGHIAAQLDPLGLTVPDIDTPDLGLAFHGLSDADLDTEFDAGTFAGGGQRMKLRDLLAKLKHIYTGTVGAEFMYISDYEQRSWIYSRLEKAAGSPGLEKAEKVRVLEALTAAEGLERYLHTKYVGQKRFSLEGGDSLIPMVDDVVRAAGDNGVKEVIIGMAHRGRLNVLVNILGKAPSQLFNEFEGKFEHDDSAIHTGDVKYHMGFSTDVKTPNGGVHVALAFNPSHLEIVNPVVAGSVHARQSRRRDTARDKSLAVLIHGDAAFAGQGVNMELLQMSQARGFAIGGTLHMVVNNQVGFTTSKREDARSTLYCTDLAKMVNAPVFHVNGDDPEAVIQVTRLAYQFRKQFKKDVVIDLVCYRRHGHNEADEPAATQPLMYQVIRKRPTTRDLYAQSLVAASTIGADDGQKMLDDYRARLEKGEPLIAINPNPTRDIPVDWSRFQNNKLSMSVDTGVPREQLGKVLDVLLDIPSDVTLHPRVAKIYDDRRKMAAGEIPGDWGFAENLAYGTLIAEGNDLRVVGQDAGRGTFFHRHAVLHDQKSDDVYLPLSKIRADARVDVIDSLLSEEAVMAFEYGEATTSPDQLTIWEGQFGDFANGAQVVIDQFISSGEAKWDRFCGLSLFLPHGYEGQGPEHSSARLERFLQLCALDNMQVCVPTTPAQAFHMIRRQQVRPVRKPLIVMTPKSLLRHKLAVSSLDELARGQFQLVIGEHRELPAKKVQRMVLCSGKVYYDLLEDAQKRELTDVAIVRVEQLYPFPRPEVTAELEKYPSVKEVVWCQEEPMNQGAWFQIRHHLQACIGPKQSLSYAGRSRSPSPAAGHLNTHIAEQTALVEQALVAPVGTDHAAE from the coding sequence GTGAGCGCAAACCTGATCCGCGAGTTTTCCGAATCCTCCCAGCTCGCCGGCGGTAACGCCGACTACGTAGAGCAGATCTACGAGGCCTGGCTGGCCGATGCCGGTTCCGTGCCGGCCGAGTGGGATGGCTATTTCAAGGCGTTGAAGGGCCGCGAGGCCGGCGATGTCGCCCACTCCGCTGTCATCGCCCGCATCGAGGCCGCGCAGAAACAGCGCCGTGGCGCGGTCGCGGCGCCCGCTGCCGGCTCGGCCGACAACGCGTATGCCCAGAAACAGGCCGGCGTCCTGCGCCTGCTGACGGCCTACCGCTCGCGCGGCCATATCGCCGCCCAGCTCGATCCGCTGGGCCTCACCGTCCCGGATATCGACACCCCGGACCTCGGCCTGGCCTTCCACGGCCTGTCCGACGCCGACCTGGACACCGAGTTCGACGCGGGCACCTTCGCCGGTGGCGGCCAGCGCATGAAGCTGCGCGACCTGCTGGCGAAGCTCAAGCACATCTATACCGGCACCGTCGGCGCCGAGTTCATGTACATCTCCGATTACGAGCAGCGCTCGTGGATCTACTCGCGGCTGGAGAAAGCCGCCGGTTCGCCGGGCCTGGAAAAGGCCGAGAAGGTCCGTGTCCTGGAGGCGCTCACCGCCGCCGAGGGCCTTGAGCGCTACCTGCACACCAAGTACGTCGGCCAGAAGCGCTTCTCGCTGGAAGGTGGCGACAGCCTGATCCCGATGGTCGACGACGTGGTCCGCGCCGCCGGCGACAACGGGGTCAAGGAAGTCATCATCGGCATGGCCCACCGCGGCCGCCTGAACGTCCTGGTCAACATCCTCGGCAAGGCGCCCTCGCAGCTCTTCAACGAGTTCGAAGGCAAGTTCGAGCACGACGACAGCGCCATCCACACGGGTGACGTGAAGTACCACATGGGCTTCTCCACCGACGTCAAGACGCCCAACGGCGGCGTGCATGTCGCCCTGGCGTTCAACCCGTCGCACCTGGAAATCGTCAACCCGGTGGTCGCCGGCTCCGTGCACGCGCGCCAGTCGCGCCGTCGCGACACTGCGCGCGACAAGTCGCTGGCCGTGCTGATCCACGGCGACGCCGCCTTTGCCGGCCAGGGCGTCAACATGGAGCTCCTGCAGATGTCGCAGGCCCGTGGCTTCGCCATCGGCGGCACGCTGCACATGGTGGTCAACAACCAGGTGGGCTTCACCACGTCCAAGCGCGAAGACGCCCGCTCCACGCTGTACTGCACCGACCTGGCCAAGATGGTCAACGCGCCGGTGTTCCACGTGAACGGCGACGACCCGGAAGCCGTGATCCAGGTCACCCGCCTGGCCTACCAGTTCCGCAAGCAGTTCAAGAAGGACGTGGTGATCGACCTCGTCTGCTACCGCCGTCACGGCCACAACGAAGCCGACGAGCCGGCTGCCACCCAGCCGCTGATGTACCAGGTCATCCGCAAGCGGCCGACCACGCGCGATCTCTACGCGCAGTCGCTGGTCGCCGCCTCCACCATCGGCGCGGACGACGGCCAGAAGATGCTCGACGATTACCGCGCGCGCCTGGAAAAGGGCGAGCCGCTGATCGCGATCAATCCGAACCCCACCCGGGACATCCCGGTGGACTGGAGCCGTTTCCAGAACAACAAGCTGTCGATGTCCGTGGACACCGGCGTGCCGCGCGAGCAGCTGGGCAAGGTGCTCGACGTGCTGCTGGACATCCCCTCCGATGTCACGCTGCACCCGCGTGTCGCCAAGATCTACGACGACCGCCGCAAGATGGCCGCCGGCGAGATCCCGGGCGACTGGGGCTTTGCCGAGAACCTGGCCTACGGCACGCTGATCGCCGAAGGCAACGACCTGCGCGTGGTCGGCCAGGACGCCGGTCGCGGCACGTTCTTCCACCGCCACGCAGTGCTGCACGACCAGAAGAGCGACGACGTCTACCTGCCGCTGTCCAAGATCCGCGCCGACGCCCGCGTCGACGTCATCGATTCGCTGCTCTCCGAAGAAGCCGTCATGGCCTTCGAATACGGCGAAGCCACCACCTCGCCCGACCAGCTCACCATCTGGGAAGGCCAGTTCGGCGACTTCGCCAACGGCGCCCAGGTCGTCATCGACCAGTTCATCAGCTCCGGCGAAGCCAAGTGGGATCGCTTCTGCGGCCTGTCGCTGTTCCTGCCGCACGGCTACGAGGGCCAGGGTCCGGAGCATTCCTCCGCGCGCCTGGAGCGCTTCCTCCAGCTGTGCGCCCTGGACAACATGCAGGTCTGCGTGCCCACCACGCCGGCGCAGGCGTTCCACATGATCCGTCGCCAGCAGGTGCGCCCGGTGCGCAAGCCGCTGATCGTGATGACGCCCAAGTCGCTGCTGCGCCACAAGCTGGCCGTGTCCTCGCTGGACGAACTGGCCCGCGGCCAGTTCCAGCTGGTGATCGGCGAGCACCGCGAACTGCCGGCCAAGAAGGTCCAGCGCATGGTGCTGTGCTCGGGCAAGGTCTACTACGACCTGCTCGAGGACGCCCAGAAGCGTGAACTGACCGACGTGGCCATCGTCCGCGTCGAGCAGCTCTATCCGTTCCCGCGCCCGGAAGTCACGGCCGAACTGGAAAAATACCCCTCAGTGAAGGAGGTGGTGTGGTGCCAGGAAGAACCGATGAACCAGGGCGCCTGGTTCCAGATTCGCCACCACCTGCAAGCCTGCATCGGGCCGAAGCAGAGCCTGTCCTACGCCGGACGCTCGCGCTCGCCCTCGCCGGCCGCCGGCCACCTCAATACCCATATCGCCGAACAGACGGCGCTTGTCGAGCAGGCGCTCGTGGCGCCTGTCGGCACCGATCACGCAGCGGAGTAA
- the lpdA gene encoding dihydrolipoyl dehydrogenase — translation MSDKFDVIVIGAGPAGYVAAIRAAQLGLKTAVVDAFVGKDGKAALGGTCLNVGCIPSKALLDSSRQFHNLTHNFKDHGITAENPKIDIGTFIGRKDKIVKQFTGGVTMLFKANKVTSFFGKGKLLKGNEVEVTGNDGTVSTISATNVILASGSVPIELPFAKFDGKHIIDNAGALDLTEVPKRMGVIGAGVIGLELGSVWKRLGAEVTVLEALPKFLAVADQDIAKMAAREFAKQGLDIKVNAKVTSAEVKGDEVHLGYTDKDGAAQTLVVDKLLVAVGRRAYTAGLLADDTGVKLDERGRIVVDEHNHTGVDGVWAIGDAVRGPMLAHKGSEEGVMVAELIAGKPGHINLDTVPWVIYTEPEIAWVGKTEEQLKEEGIPYKTGAFPFAANGRAVAMNEGIGQVKMIAHAETDRILGVHMVGPVVSELIHECVVAMEFKGSSEDLARIVHAHPALSEVVHEAALSVDKRAIHKGN, via the coding sequence ATGAGCGACAAGTTCGACGTCATCGTCATCGGTGCGGGCCCCGCGGGTTACGTGGCCGCGATCCGCGCCGCGCAGCTGGGCCTGAAGACCGCCGTGGTCGACGCGTTCGTCGGCAAGGACGGCAAGGCGGCCCTGGGCGGCACCTGCCTCAACGTGGGCTGCATCCCGTCCAAGGCGCTGCTGGATTCGTCCAGGCAGTTCCACAACCTGACGCACAACTTCAAGGATCACGGCATCACCGCCGAGAATCCGAAGATCGACATCGGCACGTTCATCGGCCGCAAGGACAAGATCGTCAAGCAGTTCACCGGCGGCGTGACCATGCTGTTCAAGGCGAACAAGGTCACCTCGTTCTTCGGCAAGGGCAAGCTGCTGAAGGGTAACGAAGTGGAAGTCACCGGCAACGACGGCACGGTGTCGACCATCTCGGCCACCAACGTCATCCTCGCCTCGGGCTCGGTGCCCATCGAGTTGCCGTTCGCCAAGTTCGACGGCAAGCACATCATCGACAACGCCGGCGCGCTCGACCTCACCGAGGTGCCCAAGCGCATGGGTGTGATCGGTGCCGGCGTGATCGGCCTGGAGCTGGGCAGCGTGTGGAAGCGCCTGGGCGCCGAGGTCACGGTGCTGGAAGCCCTGCCGAAGTTCCTCGCCGTGGCCGACCAGGACATCGCCAAGATGGCCGCCCGCGAGTTCGCCAAGCAGGGCCTGGACATCAAGGTCAATGCGAAGGTCACCTCTGCCGAGGTCAAGGGTGACGAAGTGCACCTGGGCTACACCGACAAGGACGGCGCCGCGCAGACGCTGGTCGTCGACAAGCTGCTGGTCGCCGTCGGCCGTCGCGCCTACACCGCCGGCCTGCTGGCCGACGATACCGGCGTCAAGCTGGACGAGCGCGGTCGCATCGTGGTCGACGAGCACAACCACACCGGCGTCGATGGCGTCTGGGCCATCGGCGATGCCGTGCGCGGCCCGATGCTCGCGCACAAGGGTTCCGAGGAAGGCGTCATGGTGGCCGAGCTGATCGCCGGCAAGCCGGGCCACATCAACCTCGACACCGTGCCCTGGGTCATTTACACCGAGCCGGAAATCGCCTGGGTCGGCAAGACCGAAGAGCAGCTCAAGGAAGAAGGCATCCCCTATAAGACGGGCGCCTTCCCCTTCGCCGCCAACGGTCGCGCCGTGGCGATGAACGAGGGCATCGGCCAGGTCAAGATGATCGCCCACGCCGAAACCGATCGCATCCTCGGCGTGCACATGGTCGGCCCGGTGGTCTCCGAACTGATCCACGAGTGCGTCGTGGCGATGGAGTTCAAGGGCTCGTCGGAAGACCTGGCCCGCATCGTCCACGCCCACCCCGCCCTGTCGGAAGTCGTGCACGAAGCCGCCCTCTCGGTCGACAAGCGCGCCATCCACAAGGGCAACTGA